A single genomic interval of Deltaproteobacteria bacterium harbors:
- a CDS encoding iron ABC transporter permease gives MALLLAVLVVFILYPVLSVLWIALSDDQGNLTLVHFANFFRRPLFREALWNTLWSGLLVVFFGALIGVPLAYIVARYEFRGKLLLQTAATLPLVIPPFVGAVALQLILGRSGAVNLLLMEWFDLSIPFMEGLTGVVLVQTLHFFPFIMLNTLVSLSNIDASLEEMAQNLGCHGWRLFRRVTLPLMLPGFIAGSLLTFIRAIDDLGTPLMLNYKNLLAPQAYLRITTIGMDDVDGYVVCVVLVVLSLAALLAARKYLGLAEYATVQRPAAAMEKLRGAKLALVWLIIAVTLGVSLLPHIGIVVLSFAKVWSFSLLPTSYTLAHYNEILFRVPHFVLNTLLYTLIAAGLDIVLGAAIAFLLLRSRVPGRNLLDAIASMPLAIPGVVLAVGYLRVFHGWEFPGLGAPLTSSWIILVVAYTMRRLPYTVRACYAALQQVHISLEESAQNLGANRLRTIIRITLPLIGGGLVAGGLIAFITSCVELASTIMLVPRIELGPISYGIYLYMQSPLGRGAGAALGVVAILLVSIGTYLTHRIFGGRAGNAFRA, from the coding sequence ATGGCGTTGCTGCTGGCGGTTCTCGTCGTTTTTATCCTCTATCCGGTTTTGAGCGTCCTGTGGATTGCGCTGTCGGACGACCAAGGCAATCTGACGCTGGTGCATTTCGCCAACTTCTTTCGCCGGCCGTTGTTTCGTGAAGCGCTGTGGAACACGCTGTGGAGCGGTCTGTTGGTGGTGTTCTTCGGCGCGTTGATCGGCGTGCCGCTGGCTTACATCGTTGCGCGCTATGAGTTTCGCGGCAAGTTGCTCTTGCAAACGGCGGCGACGCTGCCGCTGGTGATTCCGCCGTTTGTCGGCGCGGTGGCGCTGCAATTGATCCTCGGCCGCAGCGGCGCGGTGAATCTGCTCTTGATGGAATGGTTCGATCTTTCGATTCCCTTCATGGAAGGGTTGACCGGCGTGGTGCTGGTGCAGACGCTGCACTTTTTCCCCTTCATCATGCTCAACACACTGGTGTCGTTGTCTAACATCGACGCGTCGCTCGAAGAGATGGCGCAGAACCTGGGCTGCCACGGCTGGCGATTGTTTCGCCGGGTGACGCTGCCGCTCATGCTGCCAGGCTTTATCGCCGGCTCGCTGTTGACGTTTATTCGCGCCATCGACGATCTTGGCACGCCGCTGATGCTCAATTACAAGAATCTGCTCGCGCCGCAGGCTTATTTGCGCATCACGACCATCGGCATGGACGACGTCGACGGTTACGTCGTCTGTGTGGTCTTGGTTGTTCTATCGCTGGCGGCGTTGTTGGCGGCGCGCAAATATTTAGGCTTAGCCGAATACGCCACCGTGCAGCGGCCGGCTGCGGCGATGGAGAAACTACGCGGCGCCAAGCTGGCGCTGGTCTGGCTCATCATCGCTGTCACATTGGGCGTGAGTCTTTTGCCGCATATCGGCATTGTCGTCTTGTCCTTTGCCAAGGTCTGGAGCTTCAGCTTGCTGCCGACCAGCTACACGTTGGCGCACTACAATGAAATCCTTTTTCGCGTGCCCCATTTTGTGCTCAACACGCTGCTCTATACATTGATCGCCGCCGGCCTCGACATCGTCCTCGGCGCGGCGATCGCGTTTTTACTGCTGCGCAGCCGGGTGCCGGGGCGCAACCTGCTCGACGCCATCGCCAGCATGCCGCTGGCGATCCCCGGTGTGGTGTTGGCGGTGGGCTATCTGCGCGTGTTTCACGGCTGGGAGTTCCCTGGTCTCGGCGCGCCGCTGACGTCGTCTTGGATCATTCTGGTCGTCGCCTACACCATGCGCCGTCTGCCCTACACGGTGCGGGCCTGCTATGCGGCGTTGCAGCAGGTGCACATCAGTTTGGAAGAGTCGGCGCAAAACCTCGGCGCTAATCGGCTGCGAACAATTATTAGAATTACCTTGCCGCTGATCGGCGGCGGCCTGGTTGCCGGCGGTTTGATCGCGTTCATCACTTCTTGCGTCGAACTGGCGTCGACGATCATGCTGGTACCGCGCATCGAGCTGGGACCGATCTCCTACGGCATTTATCTTTATATGCAGAGTCCCTTGGGACGCGGTGCCGGGGCGGCGCTGGGTGTGGTGGCGATCTTGTTGGTTTCGATCGGAACCTATCTGACGCACCGGATTTTCGGCGGCCGCGCCGGCAATGCCTTTCGCGCGTGA
- a CDS encoding ABC transporter ATP-binding protein — protein MQAAEVKLENVGKRYGDQWVVRDVNLQIRRGEFYTFLGPSGCGKTTLLRMIAGFVFPDQGVISLDDRPVNQVPPWQRDVGMVFQNYALWPHLTVFENVAFGLRERKVARGDIAERVNSALKLVGLAGTEKRRPSQLSGGQQQRVALARTLVIQPRVLLLDEPLSNLDAKLRVEMRIELLKLQRDLGLTTIYVTHDQEEALAMSTHIAVMNLGQVVQEGEPRLIYEQPAHEFVAAFVGQSNLFSGTVLRSSADGCEIEAVQGSIIKAAALAFPARPGEAVAYSIRPEAFAIETDATAAADGHRIRAEVVAAAYQGSTVEYELTVDGKTIKARVANPKGKPLYARGDLVTLVFEASDVVIVPK, from the coding sequence ATGCAGGCGGCTGAGGTTAAACTGGAAAATGTCGGCAAGCGCTACGGCGACCAATGGGTCGTGCGCGATGTCAATCTGCAGATCCGGCGCGGCGAGTTCTACACCTTTCTCGGGCCCAGCGGCTGCGGCAAGACGACGCTGCTGCGCATGATCGCGGGCTTCGTTTTTCCCGATCAGGGCGTGATCTCACTCGACGACCGGCCGGTCAACCAGGTGCCGCCCTGGCAACGCGATGTCGGCATGGTGTTTCAAAACTATGCGCTGTGGCCGCACCTGACTGTTTTTGAAAATGTCGCCTTTGGTCTGCGCGAGCGCAAAGTCGCGCGCGGCGACATCGCCGAGCGAGTGAACAGCGCGCTCAAGCTGGTTGGTCTGGCCGGCACAGAAAAGCGCCGGCCGTCGCAGCTGTCAGGCGGCCAGCAGCAGCGCGTCGCCTTGGCGCGCACTCTGGTGATCCAGCCGCGGGTTTTGCTGCTCGACGAACCGCTCAGCAACCTCGACGCCAAGCTGCGCGTGGAAATGCGCATCGAGCTGCTCAAGCTGCAGCGGGATCTCGGCCTGACGACGATCTACGTGACCCACGATCAAGAAGAAGCGCTGGCGATGTCGACCCATATCGCGGTGATGAACCTCGGCCAGGTGGTTCAGGAAGGCGAGCCGCGTTTAATCTACGAACAGCCGGCGCACGAGTTTGTCGCGGCTTTCGTCGGCCAATCCAACTTGTTTTCTGGAACGGTGTTGCGCAGCTCCGCCGATGGATGCGAGATCGAAGCTGTGCAGGGGAGCATTATCAAAGCAGCGGCATTGGCGTTTCCAGCGCGGCCGGGCGAGGCGGTGGCCTACAGCATCCGCCCCGAGGCGTTTGCCATCGAAACCGATGCGACGGCGGCTGCGGATGGCCATCGCATCCGCGCCGAAGTTGTCGCCGCCGCCTATCAAGGGTCGACGGTTGAATACGAGCTGACGGTCGACGGCAAGACGATCAAAGCGCGTGTGGCCAATCCGAAAGGCAAACCCCTCTACGCGCGCGGCGATCTCGTCACGCTGGTGTTCGAAGCCAGCGATGTCGTGATTGTGCCGAAGTAG
- a CDS encoding response regulator, with protein MLKKLGSMGSKPHILVVDDEMGPRESLKMILNPYYTIHIAERGTQVTEILDKFPIDLVTLDLKMPGLNGINVLELVKQKDPDIEAIIITGYGSLDTAIEGLRLGAFDYISKPFDVNHILSLVKRGLERRHAKAKLRQVKSDFISNISHELRTPLSVVVGFVYLLLNQVIGKLSDDQQKILETVYRNSEELLELVDNVLWMTSLNAGDSSTLVDEFEVRQLLQETLKRYQKLAQDKGLKITVDVPDFRLTVSNDRNKVERIIQNILSNAVKFTQQGEICIGLSPCADRGGVNLEITDTGVGIPANKLATLYEPFQHLDSLAHRASAGLDLGLAVARRMAELVGAEIEITSEPNQGTRVLMHFPSQPSAPLPAQQTPVLEEQRRYG; from the coding sequence TTGCTGAAAAAGCTTGGCAGCATGGGCAGTAAGCCGCATATCTTGGTTGTAGACGACGAGATGGGTCCGCGAGAATCTCTCAAGATGATTCTCAACCCCTACTACACCATTCACATCGCGGAGCGTGGCACCCAAGTCACCGAAATTCTCGATAAGTTCCCCATCGATTTAGTCACGCTGGACCTGAAGATGCCGGGTTTAAACGGCATCAATGTCCTTGAACTGGTCAAACAAAAAGACCCCGACATCGAAGCGATTATCATTACCGGCTATGGCTCCCTCGATACCGCCATCGAAGGCCTGCGCCTGGGCGCTTTCGACTATATTTCCAAACCTTTCGACGTAAATCACATTCTGTCGCTGGTCAAAAGGGGCCTGGAGCGGCGTCACGCCAAAGCCAAGTTACGCCAGGTGAAATCGGATTTTATTTCGAACATCTCCCACGAGCTGCGCACGCCGCTGAGCGTCGTCGTTGGTTTTGTCTACCTGTTGCTCAATCAGGTGATTGGCAAACTGTCCGACGACCAACAGAAAATTCTGGAGACGGTTTACCGCAACTCGGAAGAGCTGTTGGAACTGGTCGACAACGTCCTGTGGATGACCTCCCTCAACGCCGGCGACTCGAGCACCCTAGTCGACGAGTTTGAGGTGCGGCAACTGCTGCAAGAAACGCTGAAGCGCTATCAGAAACTCGCCCAAGACAAGGGGCTGAAGATCACCGTCGACGTGCCCGACTTTCGTCTGACGGTTTCCAACGATCGTAACAAAGTTGAGCGCATCATCCAAAATATTCTCAGCAACGCGGTAAAATTTACCCAGCAGGGCGAAATCTGCATCGGCCTCAGTCCCTGCGCCGACCGCGGCGGCGTGAATCTCGAAATCACCGACACCGGTGTCGGCATCCCGGCCAACAAGCTGGCTACCCTTTACGAACCGTTTCAGCACCTCGATAGCCTCGCCCACCGCGCCTCCGCCGGGCTCGATTTAGGTCTCGCCGTGGCGCGCCGCATGGCGGAGCTGGTCGGCGCCGAGATCGAGATTACCAGCGAGCCGAACCAGGGCACCCGCGTCCTGATGCACTTCCCATCGCAACCCTCGGCACCCCTTCCGGCGCAACAAACGCCGGTGCTCGAAGAGCAGCGCCGTTACGGCTAG
- a CDS encoding sigma-54-dependent Fis family transcriptional regulator, with protein sequence MVVGLYLPPLRERPEDIALLLDHFLRLKAQEHNMAPRILSPEVVDFFTAYHWPGNIRELENLIERLTILTPHETITLRDLPVNMRSVDHTATLKEDVLNGTRPLSDAVDEFERELIVKALQRTGFNQTKAAMMLGTSRRILKYRIEKLNIIDTNTSPDEPKLSP encoded by the coding sequence ATGGTCGTCGGCCTTTATCTGCCGCCGCTGCGCGAACGGCCCGAGGATATTGCGTTGCTGTTAGACCATTTCTTGCGACTCAAGGCCCAGGAACACAACATGGCACCGCGGATTCTGTCGCCCGAGGTGGTCGACTTTTTTACCGCCTATCATTGGCCGGGCAACATTCGCGAGCTTGAGAACCTGATTGAACGGCTCACCATCCTGACACCCCATGAGACCATCACCTTGCGTGACCTGCCGGTCAACATGCGCTCCGTGGATCATACCGCGACCCTGAAAGAAGACGTGCTCAATGGCACTCGGCCGCTGAGCGATGCCGTCGATGAGTTCGAGCGCGAATTGATCGTCAAAGCGCTGCAGCGCACCGGCTTCAATCAAACCAAGGCCGCCATGATGCTCGGCACCAGCCGGCGCATACTCAAGTACCGTATCGAGAAGCTGAATATCATTGACACCAATACTTCACCGGACGAGCCAAAATTATCCCCATAG
- a CDS encoding sigma-54 factor interaction domain-containing protein, with the protein MFSCVELSYFGQDRSKNFVNFLKLPAITLTFLASKVQSHSSGDVEELRIRVDHALEKVQMAQELERLKEEVGRKYGVDNVVGKSKQIIDVFKAVSMVAAKKSPVLITGESGTGKELIARAIHYNSDRRAKPFIVVNCAALPDTLIESELFGYEKGAFTNASQRKAGRFELANTGTLFLDEIGELNLGTQAKFLRAIEQETFTRLGGTEEIKVDVRLIAASNRDLETMAMNKEFRLDLFYRLNGRRPLSAAAARTARGYCVAVRPFLATQGPGTQHGTADSVARGGRLFYRLSLAGQHSRA; encoded by the coding sequence ATGTTCTCCTGTGTCGAGTTGTCATATTTTGGCCAAGATCGCTCGAAAAATTTCGTAAACTTTCTGAAACTGCCGGCAATTACATTGACATTCCTTGCGTCTAAGGTACAAAGCCACAGTAGTGGAGACGTCGAGGAGCTGCGCATCCGAGTCGATCACGCCTTGGAAAAGGTCCAGATGGCCCAGGAGCTCGAGCGGCTCAAGGAAGAAGTCGGGCGCAAGTACGGCGTCGACAACGTTGTCGGCAAATCAAAACAGATCATCGACGTCTTCAAAGCGGTCAGTATGGTGGCCGCAAAGAAAAGCCCTGTGTTGATCACCGGCGAAAGCGGCACCGGCAAAGAGCTGATCGCCCGGGCGATTCATTACAACAGCGACCGCCGGGCCAAACCGTTTATCGTCGTCAATTGCGCCGCCCTGCCCGATACATTGATTGAAAGTGAACTGTTCGGCTACGAAAAAGGCGCCTTCACCAATGCCAGCCAACGCAAGGCCGGCCGCTTCGAGCTGGCCAACACCGGCACGCTTTTCCTCGACGAGATCGGCGAGCTGAACCTCGGCACCCAAGCGAAGTTTCTCCGCGCCATCGAGCAAGAGACTTTTACCCGCCTGGGCGGCACCGAAGAGATCAAAGTTGACGTCCGGCTCATCGCCGCCAGCAACCGCGATCTCGAAACCATGGCCATGAACAAAGAATTCCGCCTCGACCTCTTTTACCGCTTGAATGGTCGTCGGCCTTTATCTGCCGCCGCTGCGCGAACGGCCCGAGGATATTGCGTTGCTGTTAGACCATTTCTTGCGACTCAAGGCCCAGGAACACAACATGGCACCGCGGATTCTGTCGCCCGAGGTGGTCGACTTTTTTACCGCCTATCATTGGCCGGGCAACATTCGCGAGCTTGA
- a CDS encoding ribonuclease HI translates to MAQKFYVVWAGRQTGIFTDWPTAQKSVDKFAGARFKSFATRAEAEQAFHGGNAAPRQTAGGPAAGRAVNGRNGHVAHRFEVSIYCDGACDPNPGHAGSGIAVYRNGGLTELWYGLYNPRGTNNTAELNALFHALRMAEAEIQSGHTVEICSDSAYSINCIRTWAPSWEKKGWKRADGEIKNLEIIQACYEIYQRIKKELTLTHVAGHVGHEGNELADRMAMLAAQRREKELRLFEETKDIPALLKMRAG, encoded by the coding sequence ATGGCGCAAAAATTTTATGTTGTCTGGGCGGGACGGCAGACCGGTATCTTCACCGATTGGCCGACAGCGCAAAAGTCGGTCGATAAGTTTGCCGGCGCGCGCTTCAAGTCTTTCGCAACCCGAGCCGAAGCCGAGCAGGCTTTTCACGGCGGCAATGCTGCGCCGCGCCAGACCGCGGGCGGACCAGCCGCCGGCCGAGCCGTCAACGGACGCAACGGCCACGTCGCGCACCGCTTCGAGGTCAGCATCTACTGCGACGGCGCCTGCGATCCGAACCCGGGGCATGCGGGCTCGGGCATCGCAGTTTATCGAAACGGTGGGCTCACTGAGTTGTGGTACGGGCTTTACAACCCGAGGGGAACCAATAACACGGCTGAGCTAAACGCGCTGTTTCATGCGCTGCGTATGGCCGAAGCGGAAATCCAAAGCGGCCACACCGTTGAGATCTGCAGCGACTCCGCCTATTCGATCAACTGCATCCGCACCTGGGCACCGAGCTGGGAAAAGAAAGGTTGGAAAAGAGCCGATGGCGAGATCAAGAACTTGGAGATCATCCAGGCCTGCTACGAGATTTATCAGCGCATCAAGAAAGAGCTAACCCTCACCCACGTCGCCGGCCACGTCGGCCACGAAGGCAACGAGCTCGCCGACCGCATGGCCATGCTGGCGGCGCAGCGGCGCGAAAAGGAGCTGCGCTTGTTCGAAGAAACCAAGGACATTCCGGCACTGCTGAAGATGCGGGCGGGGTGA
- a CDS encoding glutamine--tRNA ligase/YqeY domain fusion protein, with amino-acid sequence MSDRSSGNSAPPEAAPSHFICNIVSDDLKQNKNNGRVHTRFPPEPNGYLHIGHAKSICLNFGLAQEFGGKCNLRFDDTNPSKEEVEYVESIKQDVRWLGFDWEGREFYASDYFERLYDFAVDLIKAGKAFICDLTAEQMREHRGTLTEPGKNSPYRERNVEENMELFARMRAGEFLDGSRTLRAKIDMASPNINMRDPVLYRILRATHHRTGDKWCIYPTYDFAHGQSDSIEGITHSICTLEFEDHRPLYDWFLDELKIHHPQQIEFARLNLTYTVLSKRKLLQLVRDKHVNGWDDPRMPTLSGIRRRGYPAEAIRNFCERIGVAKRNSTVDIAMLEHSVREDLNKRAPRVMAVLRPIKVVLENCPDDKVEELEAVNNPEDPAAGTRKVPFSKTLYIEQDDFREEPPKGFFRLSPGKEVRLRYAYIIKCTEVVKDPSGAITELRCTYDPETKSGSAQASRKVKATIHWVSATHARVAEVRLYEQLFNKEDPDDVPEGVNWLSGLNLNSLEVLPTCKVEPYLANAKPGERFQFERLGYFCVDAVDSSPSKLVFNRTVTLRDSWAKIEKAGKKSQLLF; translated from the coding sequence CTGTCGGATAGATCCTCTGGCAACAGCGCGCCGCCGGAGGCGGCACCCTCGCATTTTATTTGCAACATCGTCAGCGACGATCTCAAGCAAAATAAAAACAACGGCCGCGTGCACACCCGCTTCCCGCCTGAACCGAACGGATACCTGCACATCGGCCATGCCAAATCGATCTGTCTGAACTTTGGCTTGGCGCAAGAATTCGGCGGCAAGTGCAACTTACGATTTGACGACACCAACCCGAGCAAAGAAGAAGTCGAATACGTCGAATCGATCAAGCAAGACGTCCGCTGGCTCGGTTTCGACTGGGAGGGGCGCGAGTTCTACGCTTCAGATTATTTTGAGCGGCTCTACGATTTTGCCGTTGACCTGATCAAAGCCGGCAAAGCGTTCATCTGCGATCTCACGGCCGAGCAAATGCGCGAGCACCGCGGCACCCTCACCGAGCCGGGCAAAAATAGCCCCTACCGAGAGCGCAATGTCGAGGAGAACATGGAGTTGTTCGCGCGCATGCGCGCCGGTGAATTTCTCGACGGCAGCCGGACATTGCGCGCCAAGATCGATATGGCGTCGCCGAATATCAACATGCGCGATCCGGTGCTGTATCGTATTTTGCGCGCCACGCACCATCGCACCGGCGACAAATGGTGCATTTATCCGACCTACGACTTCGCCCACGGCCAGTCGGATTCCATCGAAGGCATCACGCACTCGATCTGCACACTGGAATTCGAAGACCACCGGCCGCTCTACGATTGGTTCCTCGACGAGTTAAAGATTCATCATCCGCAGCAGATCGAGTTTGCCCGCTTGAACCTGACCTACACGGTTTTGAGCAAGCGCAAACTCTTGCAGCTCGTCAGGGACAAACACGTCAACGGCTGGGACGACCCGCGCATGCCGACGTTGAGCGGCATTCGCCGCCGCGGTTACCCGGCCGAAGCGATCCGCAACTTTTGCGAGCGCATCGGCGTCGCCAAACGCAACAGCACCGTCGATATCGCCATGCTCGAACACAGCGTGCGCGAAGACCTAAACAAGCGCGCGCCGCGTGTCATGGCGGTGTTGCGGCCGATCAAAGTCGTTTTGGAGAATTGTCCCGACGACAAAGTCGAAGAGTTGGAAGCGGTCAATAATCCCGAAGATCCCGCCGCCGGCACGCGTAAAGTGCCCTTCTCGAAGACGCTCTACATTGAACAGGACGACTTCCGCGAAGAGCCACCCAAAGGATTTTTCCGGCTCTCCCCCGGCAAAGAGGTGCGGCTGCGCTACGCCTACATCATCAAATGCACCGAAGTCGTCAAAGACCCGAGCGGCGCGATCACCGAGTTGCGCTGCACGTACGACCCCGAAACCAAAAGCGGCTCAGCGCAAGCCAGCCGCAAAGTCAAAGCGACCATCCACTGGGTCTCCGCCACCCACGCCCGCGTCGCCGAGGTGCGCCTCTACGAACAACTCTTCAACAAAGAAGACCCCGACGACGTACCCGAAGGCGTCAACTGGCTCAGCGGCCTAAACCTCAATTCGCTGGAAGTCTTGCCGACGTGCAAAGTCGAACCCTATCTCGCCAACGCCAAACCCGGCGAGCGCTTTCAATTCGAACGTTTAGGTTATTTTTGTGTCGATGCGGTCGACTCGTCGCCTTCGAAGTTGGTCTTCAACCGCACCGTGACCCTGCGCGACAGCTGGGCCAAGATTGAGAAAGCGGGGAAGAAGTCGCAATTGCTCTTCTAG
- the gltX gene encoding glutamate--tRNA ligase, protein MAEIRTRFAPSPTGYLHIGGARTALFNYLFARHHGGKFILRIEDTDRERSTPEAIKAILDAMAWLELDYDEGPFYQTERFAIYRQRIQELLAKGRAYPCTCTSAELDAKRQAALKEKRKPAYDGTCRPPEGVAPSLPTDKLYTIRFRSPSAGTTVVHDLIKGDVVFDNRELDDLILARSDGTPTYNFCVVCDDIDMRVSHVIRGDDHLANTPRQIQLYQALDHALPQFGHVPLILGTDKARLSKRHGATSVTAYRDMGYLPEAVNNYLVRLGWSHGDQEIFSRAELIEKFSLESVGKAAGVFNPEKFLWLNTHYLKARPLSQLAQDIVPFLQAKGLTVPTDKSWLEKMIATLIERAKTLAELADKAEFYLVGELTIDAKAAQKFLTAEAREPMRALTAKLDQLSDFSEVAIERVLNQTLQEQNLQMGKLAQPVRVALTGTTVSPGIHEVISVLGKERTLKRLQSALTQIA, encoded by the coding sequence ATGGCTGAGATTCGCACCCGTTTCGCGCCCAGCCCGACCGGTTACTTGCACATCGGCGGGGCGCGCACGGCGTTATTCAACTACTTATTTGCGCGCCATCACGGCGGCAAATTCATTCTGCGCATCGAAGACACCGATCGCGAGCGTTCGACGCCGGAAGCGATCAAGGCGATTCTCGACGCGATGGCATGGCTTGAGCTCGACTACGATGAAGGGCCGTTTTATCAAACCGAGCGCTTTGCGATCTATCGGCAGCGCATTCAAGAGCTGCTTGCCAAGGGGCGCGCGTATCCGTGCACTTGCACAAGCGCAGAGCTCGACGCAAAGCGACAAGCCGCGCTCAAAGAGAAGCGCAAGCCGGCGTATGACGGCACCTGCCGGCCGCCCGAAGGCGTAGCGCCTTCGCTGCCCACGGATAAGCTCTACACGATTCGTTTTCGCTCGCCGAGCGCTGGCACGACCGTGGTTCACGATTTGATCAAGGGCGACGTGGTTTTCGACAATCGCGAGTTGGACGATTTGATTCTCGCCCGTTCGGACGGCACGCCGACGTACAATTTCTGCGTGGTCTGCGACGATATCGACATGCGCGTGAGCCATGTCATTCGCGGCGACGATCACCTCGCCAATACGCCGCGGCAGATTCAGCTTTATCAAGCACTGGACCACGCGCTGCCGCAGTTTGGCCACGTGCCGCTAATCCTGGGCACTGACAAAGCGCGCTTGAGCAAGCGCCATGGCGCCACTTCAGTGACCGCCTATCGCGACATGGGCTACTTGCCGGAAGCGGTAAATAATTACCTCGTGCGCTTGGGCTGGTCGCACGGCGATCAGGAGATCTTTTCACGCGCCGAATTGATCGAAAAATTTTCGCTGGAGTCGGTGGGCAAAGCGGCGGGTGTATTCAATCCGGAGAAATTTCTCTGGCTGAACACGCACTATCTGAAAGCGCGGCCGCTTAGCCAGTTGGCGCAGGATATCGTGCCGTTTCTCCAGGCCAAGGGTTTGACGGTGCCCACGGATAAGAGCTGGCTCGAAAAAATGATCGCGACGTTGATCGAGCGCGCCAAGACTTTGGCGGAGCTGGCTGACAAGGCGGAGTTCTATCTCGTCGGTGAGCTAACCATCGACGCAAAAGCCGCGCAGAAATTTCTAACCGCCGAGGCCAGAGAGCCAATGCGTGCCTTGACGGCGAAGCTGGATCAGCTAAGTGATTTCTCCGAGGTTGCCATCGAGCGAGTTCTCAACCAGACGTTGCAGGAGCAAAATCTACAGATGGGGAAACTCGCCCAGCCGGTGCGGGTCGCGCTCACCGGAACCACCGTCAGTCCCGGCATTCATGAAGTCATCTCTGTCCTTGGCAAAGAGCGGACACTGAAGCGTTTGCAAAGCGCGCTGACGCAGATCGCCTGA
- a CDS encoding response regulator: MKKILIVEDHADMRELLVWQIELMGFVAIPAKNGKEGLERALVEKPDLVLMDIMMPQMDGWEATRALRAHADTKDIPILAATALFRDADLKACIDAGCTGYIVKPFTFQELQGRVRELLPDNAKLPT; the protein is encoded by the coding sequence ATGAAAAAAATCCTGATCGTCGAAGATCACGCCGATATGCGCGAACTGCTGGTTTGGCAGATCGAGCTGATGGGGTTCGTTGCCATTCCTGCGAAAAACGGCAAGGAAGGTCTGGAAAGAGCGCTAGTAGAAAAGCCGGACCTGGTCTTGATGGATATCATGATGCCGCAGATGGATGGTTGGGAGGCGACGCGGGCGCTGCGCGCGCATGCCGACACGAAAGATATTCCGATTCTTGCCGCCACCGCGCTGTTCCGCGACGCCGACCTCAAAGCCTGCATCGATGCCGGCTGCACCGGCTACATCGTCAAGCCGTTTACTTTTCAAGAGCTGCAGGGGCGCGTGCGCGAGCTGTTGCCCGACAATGCCAAGCTGCCGACTTAG